In Corylus avellana chromosome ca2, CavTom2PMs-1.0, the following proteins share a genomic window:
- the LOC132171692 gene encoding transcription factor bHLH149 → MASSISELNFEESNRKKRRKTGEEARDPNTGPETRWRSDREQRIYSTKLFEALRQVRRNSSQAFKVSGGREVRAAADRVLAVSAKGRTRWSRAILTSRLGLRLGCNKHKKAKVGKVTGSSRLKRPAKKRHLPAVQRKAKVLSRLVPGCRKVSFPNLLEEASDYIAALEMQVRAMTALTELLTGAPVDRLGSSPGSLL, encoded by the coding sequence ATGGCGTCTTCGATCTCCGAGTTAAATTTTGAGGAGTCGAATCGGAAAAAGAGGAGGAAAACCGGGGAAGAAGCGCGAGATCCGAATACTGGACCCGAAACCAGGTGGAGATCCGACAGGGAGCAGAGGATCTACTCCACGAAGCTTTTCGAGGCTCTCCGGCAGGTGCGCCGGAATTCCTCGCAGGCTTTTAAGGTCTCCGGCGGACGCGAGGTCCGGGCGGCGGCGGACCGGGTTCTCGCCGTGTCGGCCAAGGGTAGGACACGGTGGAGCCGGGCGATTCTGACGAGTCGACTCGGGTTGAGACTCGGTTGCAACAAGCACAAGAAGGCGAAGGTGGGGAAGGTGACCGGCTCTAGCCGGTTAAAGAGACCGGCGAAGAAGAGGCATTTACCGGCTGTGCAGAGGAAAGCCAAGGTTCTAAGCCGGTTGGTTCCCGGTTGCCGGAAGGTCTCGTTTCCGAACCTTCTGGAAGAAGCGAGCGATTACATTGCCGCTCTGGAGATGCAGGTCCGAGCCATGACCGCGCTCACGGAGCTCCTCACCGGGGCGCCGGTCGATCGGCTCGGCTCGAGCCCTGGCTCGTTGTTATAA